The genomic region AGTTTGCTCCATTCGTCGTGGAGCCCAAGGCGGTAAAACTCTACAAGCCGGCGGTGCCGGGCCTGGACTCGGTAATGATTGGCATAAGGATAGAAGCTTTTCTTAATGAGGTGTTCGGGAATTCCGCTCGAGATTTCTGCAGCAGTAAATTTTCCACGGCGGGCTCTTTCTAATTCCTGCCGGCGTGGGTCCGTTGCCCATATCTCCACATCCCATTTCTGTAAACTGGGCATCGCTTCGTTGAACATAATCGAGAGTGAGTAGGCATCTTGTCCGCGTCTACAGTCTGGCACCCAGACCCGTAGGTTTTGTTCATCTTCATTTTTACGTGACATGATTTCTGGAATCGATTGGTGACGCAGAGTTTTGAAAACTTCATAACGTTCAAAGAAAAATGCCTGAGGAGCAATCAATTGCTCAGTGATTCGAATTTGCATTTTCCGTTTAGTTGCAGGCGCGTGGAGTAGCGAGATGAGAGATTCAAAGTTCTTCAAAGTATACTCTCTTAAAACGGGGAGCAGTCTAAGAGAGGCTTGTGAAACGCAGCCAGGTGGTAAAACCACTCCTGCTTGTTCGAGAACGCAGGACTGCAGAAAATCAAATTGTGGGTTCGTAAGCAGCATTCGACCTCTGGGGCTTGGGAGGTTAATTTGCGATGTCGGGTACCTGCTGCTTGGTTGCCTTGCTTTAATGGGGAGAAGCCAAGGAAGCGGTTAAGCATGTATGCGGGTAGGGTGTCCTTCAATACACAAGTTCTTCTTATCTTACCCCGAGGTACAGCGGGTTTTGCAACGAAGAAATACTGCGAAGTACAGCGTAGATAAAGCAGCGCACATTGTGCGATAATGTAGGCGCGATGCGTTTCAGTTTTTTCGCAAATTGAAAAAACGGAAGTTTTTTAGGGATTTATTAAAGCGCCGCAACGCATTAATTCTTAAATGTTTGCTTGATTACGCATTGCGTGATGGATGATCTCGAAAAAAATAAATCGGCTGAGGGCAGGGTTTTGACGCAGAGCGCAGTCCGAAAAGAGGTGATTCGGACTGCGCGCGTCGACTGGTGAGAATTACTGGATTACGGGCAGGCCGCCTGGTTCGGCTTCTTCCGTCGTTTCAGTTGGGGGAGCATAGCTTGTGAGCTTGATACCCTCAACGGCAGCAATGTACTCGTCTATATTGGGAGTACGACCGAGGATACTCGACAAAACAACGACGGGTGTGGAGGCAAGCAGTGACTCACCTTTCTTCTCTTCGCTGTCAGCAACAACCCGGCCCTGAAAGAGACGTGTTGATGTGGCCATAACTGTATCGCCTTTTTCAGCCTTTTCTTGGTTACCCATGCAAAGGTTACATCCGGGTCTTTCAAGATACATCATGTTTTCATACTCTTTACGAGCACTTGCCTTGGGTGAACTGTCGTCGAACTCGAAGCCCGAATACTTCTGCAGAACTTCCCAGTCGCCTTCAGCCTTCAACTCATCAACGATGTTGTAAGTTGGTGGTGCGACCACCAGTGGAGCTTTGAACTCCACGGTCCCGTGTTGCTTCTCGATATTCTTGAGCATTTGGGAAATGATTTTCATATCACCTTTGTGAACCATGCATGATCCAACAAAGCCGAGGTCAACTTGCTTCTCGCCGCCGTAATGCGAGATCGGTCGGATTGTATCATGCGTGTAGCGCTTGGATACATCATCATTGTTCACATCAGGGTCAGCAATCATCGGTTCGACGATTTGGTCTAAATCCACGACGAACTCTGCTGAGTACTCGGCATTCGCGTCCGGAGTTAGTGCTGGGCTTTCACCAGACTTAAGACCGGCCACTCTCGCCGCAGCTTTATCAACCAAACCTTTGAGTAGCTGCTTGTCGTTGTCCATTCCCTTATCAATCATGATCTGGATACGGCTCTGCGCAATCTCTAGAGATTCAATCAAGGTGTTACTCTCTGAAATACAGATAGAAGCCTTAGCCTTCATCTCAGCTGTCCAGTCAGTAAAGGTGAACGCTTGGTCAGATAGTAATGTCCCAATATGAACTTCAATCACCTTGCCTTGGAAGACGTTCTCTCCGAACTTCTTGAGCATCTGTGCTTGTGTGGCGTGGACAACGTCACGAAAATCCATGTGGTCTTTCAATGTGCCTTTGAAGGTCACTTTGACAGACTGTGGGATTGGCATAGTGGCTTCACCGGTAGCCAAAGCAAGTGCAACGGTTCCAGAGTCAGCGCCGAAGGCAATGCCTTTGGACATACGTGTGTGGGAGTCGCCGCCAATAATGACGTCTCTGTCGTCCACCGTAATGTCGTTGAGTACTTTATGGATGACGTCTGTCATTGGGTGATAAACGCCCTTGGGGTCACGTGCCGTAATGAGGCCAAACTTATTCATGAAGCCCATGAGCTTCGGAATGTTTGTTTGTGCCTTAGCGTCCCAGACTGAAGCTGTGTGGCAACCCGATTGGTAAGAACCATCGACGGTTGGTGAAATAACGGTCGCTGCCATCATTTCAAGTTCCTGGGATGTCATCAGTCCTGTTGTGTCTTGAGACCCAACAATGTTGACTTTGACTCGAACGTCCGAGCCAGCATAGAGCACTTTGCCTGGCGTTACACCGACTGCATTTTTGTTAAAGATTTTC from Deltaproteobacteria bacterium harbors:
- a CDS encoding bifunctional aconitate hydratase 2/2-methylisocitrate dehydratase; translation: MSLYTDYLKQIETRKDQGLHPKPIEDAEFVAELILQIKDLNHEHRADSLNFFIYNTLPGTTSAAGVKAQFLKAIILGEAVVAEITPTFALELLSHMKGGPSVEVLLDLALGEDQNLATQAADVLKTQVFLYEADTDRLEEAHKGGNALATAILESYAKAEFFTELPAVDETIQVVTYVTAVGDVSTDLLSPGSDAHSRSDRELHGQCLFEHNKDSQAVLQGLKEKHPNKRVMLVAEKGTMGVGSSRMSGVNNVALWTGIKASPYVPFINIAPIVGGTNGISPIFLTTVGVTGGIGVDLKNWVRKLDDKGEPILDEDGEAVLEQLFSIDTGTVLTINTKTKKLYNEDGSKELCDIASALTPQKLEFIRAQGSYAIVFGKKLQTTAAAILGTEMPTVFASSKEISHEGQGLTAVEKIFNKNAVGVTPGKVLYAGSDVRVKVNIVGSQDTTGLMTSQELEMMAATVISPTVDGSYQSGCHTASVWDAKAQTNIPKLMGFMNKFGLITARDPKGVYHPMTDVIHKVLNDITVDDRDVIIGGDSHTRMSKGIAFGADSGTVALALATGEATMPIPQSVKVTFKGTLKDHMDFRDVVHATQAQMLKKFGENVFQGKVIEVHIGTLLSDQAFTFTDWTAEMKAKASICISESNTLIESLEIAQSRIQIMIDKGMDNDKQLLKGLVDKAAARVAGLKSGESPALTPDANAEYSAEFVVDLDQIVEPMIADPDVNNDDVSKRYTHDTIRPISHYGGEKQVDLGFVGSCMVHKGDMKIISQMLKNIEKQHGTVEFKAPLVVAPPTYNIVDELKAEGDWEVLQKYSGFEFDDSSPKASARKEYENMMYLERPGCNLCMGNQEKAEKGDTVMATSTRLFQGRVVADSEEKKGESLLASTPVVVLSSILGRTPNIDEYIAAVEGIKLTSYAPPTETTEEAEPGGLPVIQ